The Leptospira bouyouniensis genome has a segment encoding these proteins:
- a CDS encoding LIC11177 family protein: MPDEKKSSVEEVLKREKLAKDFEKEKRVSEQKAIEQVAAKLSSQSQVSTETSKSSKFITNIDIAFSQAKTDLRFYFLNDGNYADEFKRMFVENESLFKRYGITSQKYLEYIRESFDRYKKIHDMMPLDPMKPKHFKYVEDSISELIRMFNQRFGK; encoded by the coding sequence ATGCCAGATGAAAAAAAGTCCTCTGTGGAAGAGGTGTTAAAGCGCGAAAAATTAGCAAAAGACTTCGAAAAAGAAAAACGAGTTTCCGAACAAAAGGCAATTGAACAAGTGGCTGCAAAATTATCTTCTCAAAGCCAAGTCAGTACAGAAACTTCCAAATCATCCAAATTCATCACAAACATTGATATCGCCTTTTCCCAGGCAAAAACAGACTTACGATTTTATTTTTTGAATGATGGCAATTATGCGGATGAATTCAAACGGATGTTTGTTGAAAATGAATCCCTTTTCAAACGGTATGGGATTACGAGCCAAAAATACTTGGAATACATCAGAGAGTCTTTTGATCGTTACAAAAAAATCCATGATATGATGCCTCTTGACCCCATGAAACCAAAACACTTTAAATATGTAGAGGATTCCATTTCGGAACTGATACGAATGTTCAACCAAAGATTTGGAAAATAA
- a CDS encoding rhomboid family intramembrane serine protease, whose protein sequence is MSRNRNQGLSLFGNPILHPLNVILILNCFIFFLQYFANQQLVFRFGLTPDFVLNGAVWQVFTYGFLHEVGLLPLHIFFNMYGMYMLGNHIIPIIGKTKFVILYFVSQIGAGIFVVLSAYLNVMLGGGISILESMTSQTIGASGAIFGLLALFGLFYPNAELLLFIIPVKAKNAVWAALLIGYLISQFGNGEISSTCHLGGALTALSLIKLFPKYFLPSAIPYLPSLEFEPTKQKESFPQSNPKQMPVEDLFLDQKKSNEIILKQIEMKKDRTSVINYLQPLQVENANICPPSTYNTEDPICLRCEWLPNCALRKAKA, encoded by the coding sequence ATGAGTAGAAATCGAAACCAGGGCCTCAGTTTATTCGGGAATCCGATCCTACATCCTTTAAATGTTATTTTAATCCTAAATTGTTTTATCTTTTTTTTACAATACTTTGCCAACCAACAACTAGTCTTTCGATTTGGTCTCACACCTGATTTTGTATTGAATGGTGCGGTATGGCAAGTCTTCACATATGGATTCCTACACGAAGTGGGATTACTCCCTCTCCATATCTTTTTTAATATGTATGGTATGTATATGTTAGGTAATCATATCATTCCTATCATTGGGAAAACCAAGTTTGTGATTTTGTATTTTGTATCTCAGATTGGTGCTGGAATTTTTGTAGTATTGTCAGCTTATTTAAATGTAATGTTAGGTGGCGGGATTTCGATTTTAGAATCGATGACTTCGCAAACCATCGGCGCTTCAGGAGCGATCTTCGGATTACTTGCGTTATTCGGTCTTTTTTATCCAAACGCAGAACTATTGTTATTTATCATTCCAGTCAAAGCAAAAAATGCAGTGTGGGCTGCCTTACTCATTGGGTATTTGATTTCTCAATTTGGGAATGGTGAAATTTCTAGCACTTGCCATTTAGGTGGAGCCCTAACCGCATTATCCCTTATCAAATTATTTCCTAAATATTTTTTACCATCGGCAATTCCCTATTTACCAAGTTTGGAATTTGAACCAACCAAACAAAAAGAGTCTTTTCCACAATCAAATCCGAAACAAATGCCAGTTGAAGATTTATTTTTGGACCAAAAGAAATCCAATGAAATCATTCTCAAACAAATTGAGATGAAAAAGGATCGTACTTCAGTAATAAATTATTTACAACCACTACAAGTTGAAAACGCCAATATTTGCCCTCCTTCTACGTATAATACCGAGGATCCCATTTGCCTCCGGTGTGAATGGTTGCCAAATTGTGCCTTACGTAAGGCGAAGGCATAA
- a CDS encoding Crp/Fnr family transcriptional regulator encodes MSELPLNPDCFLCDYKNHNVLHCAAHETIERINAGKDFTIFPRGKHLVTAGVKAEGFFFIKSGLVRSYVQLASGKEQTLRLSGPGDWVGFRDCISDSISHHNVVAVEDTHACYITGALIDALVKDDNNFQKEVFRQMAKEWREMEEHVVSLGTKQVHEKLAEILIVLDNAQGRKNHVELKVTRDVLATFIGTKTETLVRALSDLKAREFISVDKNRIDILNREALYSLSKIA; translated from the coding sequence ATGTCTGAACTTCCACTCAATCCAGATTGTTTTTTATGTGATTATAAAAATCATAATGTGCTGCACTGTGCTGCACATGAAACTATTGAGCGTATTAATGCGGGGAAAGATTTTACAATATTTCCTAGAGGCAAACACCTTGTGACTGCAGGGGTCAAAGCGGAAGGATTTTTTTTCATTAAATCGGGGCTTGTCCGAAGTTACGTACAACTTGCCAGTGGGAAAGAACAAACCCTTCGTTTGAGTGGACCTGGGGATTGGGTAGGCTTTCGTGATTGTATTTCAGATTCGATCTCACACCACAATGTTGTGGCAGTAGAGGACACACACGCCTGTTACATCACAGGAGCCCTCATTGATGCCCTTGTCAAAGATGATAATAACTTCCAAAAAGAAGTGTTCCGCCAAATGGCAAAGGAATGGCGCGAGATGGAAGAACATGTGGTCTCCTTGGGAACCAAACAAGTCCATGAAAAATTAGCAGAGATCCTTATCGTTTTAGACAATGCCCAAGGTCGAAAAAACCATGTGGAGCTCAAAGTCACTCGTGATGTATTGGCGACTTTCATTGGAACAAAAACGGAAACTCTGGTTCGTGCCCTTTCGGATCTTAAGGCACGGGAATTTATCTCGGTCGACAAAAACCGTATTGATATTCTGAACAGAGAAGCTCTCTATTCTCTCTCAAAAATCGCCTAA